A genomic segment from Thermoplasmata archaeon encodes:
- a CDS encoding tRNA pseudouridine(54/55) synthase Pus10 has protein sequence MRELPDFSPPETALAVARRAVGRGWCAECFGRVFGRLGHGLANPERARRLAARLGTEAPGPAEACSLCGGTFARLETWVDRAVRAGDGYEWHRFTCGSRWDPERLAREEAEWIELGSAWGESARAAFNRELGKRLEARTGAVGGSERPDVVFLADLPVGRVELTVLPVFVQGRYRKLDRTLPQTHWPCRRCRGRGCATCGGSGKTYAESVEELVGAPFVRASGAMGTRFHGMGREDIDARMLGRGRPFVLELVRPRVRSLDLAALAAEVGASAGGRVEVGDLAPAGAPDVVRIKEAAPDKSYRVGVAGAAAVAKVNEALDLALARAIAQRTPTRVAHRRADRVRTRRIVAARVVDASEGRFTLDVRTEAGTYVKEWVEGDDGRTEPNLAQLVGVPLKVEYLDVTEIHDSEA, from the coding sequence GTGCGCGAGCTCCCCGACTTCTCGCCGCCCGAGACGGCGCTCGCGGTCGCCCGGCGCGCGGTGGGACGCGGATGGTGCGCGGAGTGCTTCGGGCGGGTCTTCGGGCGGCTCGGGCACGGCCTCGCCAACCCCGAGCGGGCCCGGCGCCTCGCCGCCCGCCTCGGCACGGAGGCCCCGGGACCCGCCGAGGCGTGCTCGCTCTGCGGCGGGACGTTCGCGCGCCTGGAGACCTGGGTCGATCGGGCCGTTCGCGCCGGCGACGGCTACGAGTGGCACCGGTTCACCTGCGGCTCCCGCTGGGACCCCGAGCGCCTCGCCCGCGAGGAAGCCGAGTGGATCGAGCTCGGCAGCGCGTGGGGCGAGAGCGCCCGGGCGGCGTTCAACCGCGAGCTCGGCAAACGACTCGAGGCCCGTACCGGCGCCGTCGGCGGGTCGGAGCGGCCCGACGTCGTGTTCCTCGCGGACCTGCCCGTCGGTCGGGTCGAGCTCACGGTGCTGCCCGTCTTCGTGCAGGGCCGCTACCGCAAGCTCGACCGGACGCTGCCCCAGACCCACTGGCCCTGCCGGCGATGCCGGGGCCGGGGGTGCGCGACCTGCGGCGGGTCCGGTAAGACCTACGCCGAGAGCGTCGAGGAGCTCGTCGGCGCCCCGTTCGTCCGGGCGTCGGGAGCGATGGGGACCCGGTTCCACGGGATGGGCCGCGAGGACATCGACGCCCGCATGCTCGGCCGGGGACGCCCGTTCGTCCTCGAGCTCGTGCGCCCGCGCGTGCGCTCGCTCGACCTGGCCGCACTCGCCGCCGAGGTGGGCGCGTCGGCGGGGGGCCGGGTCGAGGTGGGCGACCTTGCCCCGGCCGGGGCGCCGGACGTCGTCCGGATCAAGGAGGCGGCGCCGGACAAGAGCTACCGCGTCGGGGTGGCGGGCGCGGCCGCCGTGGCAAAGGTTAATGAGGCCCTCGACCTCGCGCTCGCCCGGGCGATCGCCCAGCGCACGCCCACCCGCGTCGCCCACCGTCGAGCCGACCGCGTTCGCACGCGTCGGATCGTCGCGGCCCGCGTCGTGGACGCGAGCGAAGGGCGGTTCACGCTCGACGTCAGGACCGAGGCGGGCACGTACGTCAAGGAGTGGGTGGAGGGCGATGACGGACGCACCGAACCGAACCTCGCCCAGCTCGTCGGCGTTCCCCTCAAGGTCGAGTACCTCGACGTGACGGAGATCCACGACTCGGAGGCGTAG
- a CDS encoding DUF6015 family protein, which translates to MASITEAELTRAIERTLVATGKMPPAEARSTARMVLGYFGLDDTVLDNKLSSEDRDRFYQLEEEGLLTSEEEDATVSRGKTWRIHYWLLKKARIRDVGQAGDAPAADDAATVYRDIGESDWKRRADPPAGT; encoded by the coding sequence ATGGCGTCGATCACGGAGGCGGAGCTGACGCGCGCGATCGAACGGACGCTCGTGGCGACCGGCAAGATGCCGCCGGCGGAGGCGCGGTCGACCGCGCGCATGGTCCTGGGCTACTTCGGCCTCGACGACACCGTCCTCGACAACAAGCTCTCGAGCGAGGACCGGGACCGGTTCTATCAGCTCGAGGAGGAGGGGCTCCTGACGAGCGAGGAGGAGGACGCCACGGTCTCCCGCGGCAAGACCTGGCGGATCCACTACTGGCTCCTGAAGAAGGCGCGGATCCGCGACGTGGGCCAGGCGGGAGATGCCCCCGCCGCCGACGACGCGGCGACCGTCTACCGCGACATCGGCGAGTCGGACTGGAAGCGCCGGGCCGATCCGCCCGCCGGCACGTAG
- a CDS encoding PrsW family intramembrane metalloprotease gives MSAFDAIADLVVLVLLSLAPALVYLAWVRRTERFARSDWSSVLGAFAYGALFATIVAAILEAVLVSLGTSLSSALPGPEFVFLNGNSTLGEFFLVLVIAPFIEEALKASGVYAFRARIRSVADGPVFGASVGLGFGFFETFLYGLAAFLIGGLVAGIALIVVRSVSSVLLHGSSTGMFGYGYARSKFSVPGPGSGAYYLLAVAMHATFNAIASLSVLVGLLGISGVGIDLASFVALLAAIAFAFTAIEHVRHVIAASEYPALLPGANRFQPGGPR, from the coding sequence GTGAGCGCGTTCGACGCGATCGCCGACCTGGTCGTCCTCGTCCTCCTCTCGCTCGCCCCCGCGCTCGTCTACCTCGCCTGGGTGCGGCGGACGGAGCGGTTCGCCCGCAGCGACTGGAGCTCGGTCCTCGGCGCGTTTGCCTACGGCGCGCTCTTCGCGACGATCGTCGCCGCGATCCTCGAGGCGGTCCTGGTCAGCCTCGGGACGAGCCTGTCGTCGGCGCTCCCCGGCCCGGAGTTCGTCTTCCTCAACGGCAACTCGACGCTCGGGGAGTTCTTCCTCGTGCTCGTGATCGCGCCGTTCATCGAGGAGGCGCTGAAGGCCAGCGGGGTCTACGCCTTCCGCGCGCGCATCCGCTCGGTCGCGGACGGACCCGTCTTCGGCGCGTCGGTCGGCCTCGGCTTCGGCTTCTTCGAGACGTTCCTCTACGGCCTCGCGGCGTTCCTGATCGGCGGCCTCGTCGCCGGCATCGCGCTCATCGTCGTGCGATCGGTCTCGAGCGTGCTGCTGCACGGCAGCTCGACCGGCATGTTCGGCTACGGGTACGCGCGCTCGAAGTTCTCCGTGCCCGGGCCCGGGAGCGGCGCCTACTACCTGCTCGCGGTCGCGATGCACGCCACGTTCAACGCGATCGCCTCGCTCTCGGTGCTCGTCGGACTGCTCGGGATCTCGGGCGTCGGCATCGACCTCGCCTCGTTCGTGGCGCTCCTCGCCGCGATCGCCTTCGCGTTCACCGCGATCGAGCACGTCCGCCACGTGATCGCGGCGTCCGAGTACCCGGCGCTCCTGCCCGGCGCGAACCGCTTCCAGCCCGGCGGGCCCCGCTGA